The nucleotide window TATATCCTAACTAAATAATATTCGGataaaactttttaaaattttaactccaCATTTTAAATTTAATCTGAGAAATAAATGAACTTCCACTTCATTCAAGTTAGTAAATACATGgatatcatattatataatcttaaacATAATCAGGCAAGCTTATGACCCGAAGTCTCGAATGGTCGGATTTTGTGTGTCGGTTAATTAAATATTGATATGAAATGGCTGTGTTTTATTTGATAAAGCACCACTTTAGCAGACACAGTCCTTGGGCAGAGGGCTAACTTTTAAATTAACAAGGGtggttggattgaattgaataaaataaaaactttaatgttttttaaataaaatttgaattttaactcaatttaattaccaaataccttCTTTAACTAAGGCGTCAGTGATCTGGTGAAGCTGGCAAGTAGCATTTATTGGACCAAGTAAATAGCAGCTGCAATCTCTATTTAAACCACAACCCAGTGTCTGACCAATGCACCAAGGGGTAGTGTGAGCTCTCACCAATGGCTTTCAAAGCTCTGCTGCTGTTACTATTGGCCACTTTTCTGCTCGTCTCAACAACAGTATGACTActtcctttctcatcttttgacTTAACCACAGAGTTTTTAGTTCTTGATGTTTATccaactctctctctctcttttttttttttgtaggttGCTTCCAATGAAGTGGGAGAGAAGACTGAGGTGATTTTTCAAACATTTATTTTACTGTTTTGTCTTGTCTAGGTTGTAACAATTTAAAACTTGGTTCTTTTGAAACAATCTGattcttgttttatttttatttttattggatAATGTCTTTCTTGTATTTTTTCATACTGAATGCTGTTAGCCATTGTGGTGCATAAGACCATAGTCTGTAAATGGAACTTTGCTAAATTTGTTGCATATCACTGTTCAGATTAAGTATGCTGCTCCTGTTCCAGTGAAGGCACCTATTCCTGCTCCACCCGTTAAGTCTCCCACCACTCCGGCACCGCCGTACAAGGCCCCAACTCCAGCACCCCCAACCAAGGCCCCCACTCCACCATATAAACCCCCAACCAAGGCCCCCACTCCACCATATAAACCACCAACCAAGGCCCCCACTCCACCATATAAACCACCAGCTCCTGCGCCACCAACCAAGGCTCCTACTCCACCATATAAGCCCCCAGCACCAGCACCACCAACCAAGGCTCCTACTCCCCCATATAAACCCCCTACTCCCGCACCGGCACCTCCAGTCAAGGCCCCTACACCCCCATATAAGCCCCCAACACCTGCTCCAGCACCCCCAACTAAAGCACCAACTCCCCCATATAAGCCCCCAGTTCCTACACCTCCAGTTAAGCCACCAACAACTCCAGCACCGCCTTACAAGCCACCAAGTCCACCATTGCCGCCTGTTAGGACAAAAAAGGGTaaagaaaacatcattttttTACTTACCAAAACTCAAGGAACTTATCTGTTATCTTTCTGACAACAACCTGTTGGACAACTTTGTTGGCAGATTGCATCCCATTATGTGGACAAAGGTGCAAATTACACTCGAGGACTAACCTATGCTTGAGAGCTTGCATGACATGCTGTGACAGATGCAAATGTGTCCCACCAGGGACATATGGCAACAGAGAAATGTGTGGCAAATGTTACACTGATATGAGAACCCACCGCAACAAGCACAAATGTCCTTGAAAAACCCAACCAAAGCCCCCAAAAAACGACACTTCTTGAGTATGTGTTTTTCATATTGTAATAGCTGAAAAGCTTGCAGTAATAAGTTCTGTGAGAAGAGAGGAAATGGATGGATTTCTTGTAGTGTCTTCGTTTGTAATCCTAGAAGCTATGAACTTGTCAAATAGTTTTAATTAAACATATAACTGAAGATAAATAAGTAGTATATATTAAGTTCCCTTTTGTTCTCGTTAATGAAATTTTATGTTCTAAGCAGAATGTAAGCCTAATATATGTTTACATTTAAACAttgagaaataaataataaatctgAGTAGCATAAATATGACTGTGTTTTAATTCTAGGCATATCATCCTTGGAAGATATTTCTTAGGCTCTTAGCATCAAATAATCCATCGAACCCTCAACAAATAGAGCCTTGGAagacttaaaatgaaaattatttggGTGTCCTTAGAATGAAGGATGAGTTGAGGTTTGGGATTGGTCAAATTTTACTATTAGACCTTGTACTTTGTATAAATTGTGGGTTTAGTACTTTTAACTCTAATTTGGccaatatgtgataatatgttttgacacatcaaattttaaaaataaccttAATAGTTATTATTTGGTTaggattaaaatttttaaattctaaaagTACATGTACTAAATCTATAATTTACTCAAAGTACAAGGTCTAATGGTAGAATTTGACCTTTGAGATTTGATGAAATGCTTGATAAGTACTTGGTATTGCATTGGTGAGGATATTAGTATCTGAGGGGGACGAATTTATAAATGAGAAATTAGATGGCATCCTTGGAAATGTTAAGTGGAGTATCCTCTTCCACTGTAGTATAGGGTTGGCAAATGGTGCTATAGGCTGGGATCATAAGAATGAAAATGGAGAAAAGACCTTCCAATTTCAATCTAGCAATGAATGTGAGAATATCATAAATGAAGAATGAAAGAATTTGGGAGAGGACTTGGGACATGGATGGATCATGGAGAAATTGGAAGCTCTAAAATTCCAAGGTGTTGGGAAGGAATTCGAGAATATTGGgaggaaagaaaaggggagattGAAAAACTCAAAAAAGATATCGATGAAAGATTAGCAAGGGAGGACAAATTTTGGCACCAAAGATAGAGAGTTAATTGGCAGAAAATTAAACATGACAGAAAATTAAACATGACAGAAAATTATGatgtaattatattttattaaaaattttcatttagttACTATGAAAAGCCCAAACACATCCTTAAAACATTATAAAagctataaaatatattttagtaGGAAATCACAAACTATTCACTTTGTTTTCACTGATGAGTAGAATTAAATTGATACAATTTTATTAATATCGAAATCTAGTTAGATTAAAGTTTACTGAAAGATTCACTAATTATTGAGACTATATCTAATTAATCCatcaatttaattcttatactattttaaaaaatcaaataagtCCAATTTATAACAAAAtcaacatattttaaaattatttttcaattgttatttaatttcaaataaaagattttatttgcaAAATTATATAAGCTTTAAAAATGTCGGCTCTCTTAAATAATAAATGATGTTTTTAAATACTAAAAgttaactttatttttattatacctCACCTAAAACaatatattttgatgtattaaaagttaattttccaataaaaaaactattttagtatttttcttgtacaaatgaaaatgaaaaaataaagatGTAATAGTTATGTTTCTTGTTGGTTTTCTTGCAAGAGTTTATAGAGAGGTGAGACCAAGTAATTTTGGGTTACAACAGAGAAACCAAAGTAACGAAAAAGATGGATGTAGATGGGATCTTGGGTAACAGAGATTCGAAGCTAGGCAAATCAAGCATACCCAGGAGACGACAATGGGTTAAAAGAAGAGAAACATGGCTGGTTATACTTGGTGTCATCCTCCATGCCGTTTACATGTTAAGCATCTTCGACATCTACTTCAAGACCCCCATTGTTCATGGCATGGATCTTGTCTCCCCTCGCTTCTCTCCTCCTGCTAAACGCCTTGTTCTTCTTGTTGGTAAACCCACCTTTCTTCTCTTTTTAGGGTTCAACCCCCCTTGGTTTTGTTGAATAAGATTGATAGTGAGAAATGGCTTGTTGAGTTTGATGCAAATCTGGCAATTCTGCTAAATAGAAACAAAGAACCTTTTGGGTATGTTAGTTATTTTAGCTTTGTACTAAAAGGCTAAGCTTTTTATATGAAAAATGGAGAACTCAATGATGGGCTGTTCATGATTATTGTGATGCATCTACAGTTTAATGTTTGAAACATTTCATTTTCCTGAAATGATTACTCATTTTTTAATGTTTAGTGTAATTACTAATTGCTACGTTTTGGTAAAACCATATCATTGCAGCGGATGGTTTACGTGCTGATAAATTTTTCGAGCCAGATTTGGAAGGGAATTTCAGAGCACCCTTTTTAAGAAATGTGATTAAGAATCAAGGTCGATGGGGAGTATCTCATGCTCGGCCTCCAACAGAGTCAAGGCCTGGACATGTTGCTATAATTGCTGGTTTCTATGAGGACCCTAGTGCAGTTACAAAAGGTTAATGTTTTAAGCATTGTTACATCACCTTGGTGGAATCGACCAACAAATTTTCCCCTTTGTTAAGCTTTTCCATTTGATTGCAGGATGGAAAGCTAATCCAGTTGAATTTGATTCGGTTTTTAATCGGAGCCGGCATACAATTTCTTATGGTAGTCCAGATATTGTTCCAATATTTTGTGGTGCTTTGCCGCACAGCACTTGGGCTACATATCCCCACGAGTTTGAAGACTTCGCTACTGGTCTGCTTAAAATTCTGTGAAAGGCAAATTTCTcttataaattatgaaatcgttctcaaagaaaagaaagaagcttaaaatgaaaaaaaaaaataaaaagagggtTCTCATCAAACTGTTCTTTTTTGAACTATTAATTAAATACCTCTGCTAGTAATTTTGGATACTGCTTCTTTGCTTCCAATCATACCTTGTTTATTTCTATTCCAATTAGATTACATTGATATGAACATGCTTTATATGTTGATACCTTTCAAGGTTTACAACTAAATTGTATTAGCAATCTATATATTTGGCTTTCTTGAAATCCTTGTATTATGATGCTTACTAATGATTGTATTTCATCTTTATGATTTTCACTCTTGTTCGATGCTTATTTCAATTGATGTAAATGCAGATGCATCCTTTTTGGATGAATGGTCTTTTGATCAATTTCAGAGCCTGCTGAATAGGTCTAATGAAGACCCAAAGTTGAAAAGGTTACTTGAACAAGATAATCTTGTTGTATTTCTGCATCTACTTGGTTGTGATTCAAATGGTCATGCACATCGTCCCTTTTCATCTATTTATCTCAACAATGTAAAGGTTGTTGATCATATTGCTGAACGTGTTTATAGTCTTCTTGAGAATTACTACAAGGACAATCGTACATCATATATCTTCACAGCTGATCATGGAATGAGCGACAAAGGTTGGGGAACTCTTTTATATACTTCACCTTATTTACTTTTGTTATCTTGCTCTAGGTTGTATGACTGAAAATCTTTTGATATGACCCCTATGCTCGAGATCTCCTTGGAAGTAAGGTAGTAAGGTGTGTCTACCACTAGGCCATGCCTTGTCCATTGTAACATGTAACTTTTTACAAGACCAAAACTAGTTTTCTACTTTATCTTTCTTCCTCTAGTTCTATTTGTTTTCTTTGATCGTTTCTAATTACAGATTCTGACATGATTAGCTTTTGATTACTAGGAAGTCATGGGGATGGGCATCCTTCAAACACTGATACCCCTCTAGTTGTATGGGGAGCAGGCGTAAAACATCCCAGGCCAGTCACTGCAAAAGATCACTCGGATCATGTTCTTCGTTTTATTGATCAACATTTGCATGACGCGCCAACACCTAAAGAATGGGACCTTGATGGCATCGAAAGAGTTGATGTCAATCAAGCTGATATTGCACCGCTCATGGTTGTTTAatgttgataaaaaaaaaaaatcctgttTAAAGTATTTCTTTGAAACATGTTTAACCCCCAACTGAACTGATGCTCCTTACTTTTTGTGGCAGTCAACTCTTCTTGGTTTGCCTTGTCCAGTCAATTCAGTCGGGAATTTACCTCTTGGTTATGTTGACATGAAAGAGGCGAGTCTGAATATTTTTCATTAGAATGCTTATTTTGAGATCTATTATGAACTTAGGATGGGCTATTTTATACTCTGATGGAGATCAACTAATTAGGTATTTTGGTGCGGCTAAACAAGTTTTCATTGCAATAAATGCATAGAAAACTGATGAAAAATATTCACTATTTAATGTTCAGGAGGAAGAAGTTGAAGCTGTGCTAGCTAACACAAAACAGATTCTGAACCAGTTTCTGCGCAAATCACGTATCCTTTTCATAAACTAGTTTTAGTTCAATGCAGTACGGTACTTAATTTGTTTTCCATAATTCCTTGAAAAGATTTTATATTACAACATAAGATCATTGTCTATCTTTAAGTTTTGTTCCTCATGAAGCTTTTGTTCCTCATGAAGTTTGGACTTAGATTTGTTGACCAGAATGTTGTGTTTCATGTTTTCACTCAGAAATACCCTTTGTAACTTTTTTAAACATTTACCTGATTTTGGCCAACTGAAATCTTATTACTTCTTATCTACATGTTTTTTATTCAATTATTGGATATTCTGTTTGATTCCGTGTTAAAATGTGGAAGGTGTTACTGGATTATGGATTGGCATTCTGTAACTCTTTTCCTTGACAAACTTAGAAATAAAGCAATCACATTCACTGTTTTTCAAGCCTTTCAAGCCACTTGCGTCTTACTTCTCTATGTTGAATCAAATTGAGGAATTGCTAAGTGCTAGAGACTATAAAGCTGCCATGCAGCTATCAGAAAATCTAAGAAGCTTGGCACTGAAGGGACTTCATTATTTTCAAACTTATGATTTGCTGATGCTGATGGCCACGATTACTCTTGGATATATCGGTTGGATGGTCTTTCTTGTTCTTCATGTTCTGCAAGCTTATACTTTATTGCCAGGAGATATATTTAGAAAGGAGGAAGCCGTTCACGAGAAATCTAATACAGGAAAAGTAATGTCTATGTAAGCTTAATCTCTTTTAAACTTACTTTTAACGAcagagggaaaaaaaaaaaggaaaacaaatggaaATGTTTttcatgagttttatgaagtttgaagCCAAAATGCCTTGTGGTAAATTAGTTTCTTAAAAAATTACCTTATACTTCAAAGCTGACAAGAACTACTTGGTTCTATTAGTTGTGCTCCTAGTTTCTTTGCAGACACAAACTTTTTTTCAATTATGCTTAGTTTACAATATTTATATCATGTTTGTTTGCTTTCCTTGCtcatttttgtattatttttcaTCAAATGAGCATTTTCTGGATAGGGAATAAATTATTTGTTTCTTCCAGTTAGATGCTACATTCTCACATATATCATCCTATATGGCAGGCTCAGCTTTGTGGCTGTTTGTTTATGGCAGTAGTCAGTGTTCTGCTATTTCTGGAGCACTCCCCTCCACTTTACCATGCATACTTTGCCATGACGATATTTCTCTGGACGCAAATACTAAATGAATATAAGTTTATAAAAGCACTTTGGAGATACTTATGTGGGAGAACATCCGACTATGTCATTAAACTTCTGGCCCTTGGTGTGGTCTCAGTGATCATTCTTGAGCTTCTGGTATGCTAGTACAACATCCTGTTGTTTTTGTGATTATTTAAGTGATATTTTAATGTTCTAAACCGTGTTTTATTGTACCTTGTACAGGTGCATAGCTTCACTGAGAGAAAACTCTACACTTGGTGCTTCCTCATAGTCGGAGCCATAGCTTCTATATATCTTTACAAATCAATTCCATGGAGATCTGGAATTCCAGTTTTTGTTTGTCTCACTTGTTGGTTCTTGTCTCTATTTACTTTAATGCCTGCTGAAATTCCTGATAATAATAAGTTGGTGTGAGTTGCCTTCCTTGTTCCTCCTTTATCGtgatttttccttttatttaaagATAGGTGAAATGGTTCGACAATAGAAATACAAACATATTCTAACCTCTATCATTCCCAAAAGTTAAGGTTTCTAAAAATTATTGTTTGTTGATAAGTTTAATTCCTTAGACTGATGGAAAATTATAGTATCAGTTCCCTTTACATAATTCTATCATCTACAATGTTTTAATTGGTTATATTTGTGCCTCATGAACGTGTGCAGAAATGCAAGTGGAGTGATGGTTATTGTAATAGGATTAACTGGACAGTGGCTTGACCTAAAAGCTGGTGTGAATAGATTCTGGTTTGGCATTTGTAATCATGAAAAGAGAAAACCCAGGTTCCCTATGCTCTTTCAATTACAGGTAGGCAACATATCTCTCTACCTTTTGCTGGAATGATAAGCTTGTGTATATTGTTAACACAATTGAAAGTAACTGCTTTCTTACTACTTGAAATCAGGCTCTTTTCGTTGGATTATCATCGGTAATGGTGTTTTTATCTACATCTCACAGAACAGAGAAGCAAGAACTACACACAATACATCAGTTGATGAACTGGTTCATTGCTGGTATACTTTTATAGTCTTCTGTTTTCGCTATTTTTTCAGGCTCTTCAGTGGAGCTGTCTTTAAGGCATTGAACCTTTATGATGTACAAAAGAAACTATGTTTCTTAACCTGAATTGGAGACTTTTAAAACCATCTTCCTCACATTCTGATGCTAATTTTATGTTTCTTAATTTCTGTTTGAAATACATCAAAATGCTACCTCATTCTTGGTCAAATGTTGTTTCCACGTCAAACTTGTGCATATGATGTATATGGGCATTTGATTAAATGGCTGTAGCTACTGAAAACAATTGATTTTTGTTAAATTCCCAAAACGAAAAACCGTGGCTTTTGTAGTATATATAATCTTCATGTGTTACTTGGACTCAAGTGTGTAGGCATGTGCCCGACACAGGTATGTTCAATTTTTTCTttcatgtttttcttttttttgtgtaTTGGGAGGGTTATATCCTTGTACCTCATGTCCGGATATGCATCAAACATGGGTATTGGACATACATGAGTACTCCAACATTAAAGAGTCGGAGTAACATGCACCCACATATACGTCTATTGAGGGCTTCACTCCTCTTCCATAGATCTTGTGCTTGCCAATGGCCGCTGGTTATATAATATCGCAAGTTGAAACTGCTGACTCTTAAGTCATAACGACACAAATTACATTGAATCATGCATTAGTAAAAGCTTACATTATCTTCCATCAATTGTGTCCCtaaaatatttgtttttttttcaggTTTCTCGATGATTCTCCCATTGTTTTCAGAAAATGGCCTCTTGTCCAGGCTCAATTCTATATTTCTTGGTTTTGCACCACCATTCCTTCTATTATCTATTGGGTAGATCTCATCTTAAACTTATGTCATCATAATGCTCAATTGAGGCATGTTATGATTTATTGCCCTTTGTTTTCAAATCCGTGCAGATATGAAGCTGTCTTCTATGGTGCACTTGGTCTTGTGCTAATTGCATGGATACTATTTGAAAACTCGCTTCTCTATGTGCATAAGGTGAACAAATCTTCTGCTTCTGGAAAGAACTTGGGGGAACATGCCTTCCTTGAAAATGATACTAGGTATTTGCAGCTGTCTGATATGAGAATACCTTTAACCTTTGTAAGTCATCTTTCTCTATCTGTTTTATTGTTCTTCCGTATTTCTTTTAAGGAGCTGATTGCTATAGGCAGTTTATGTTACTCATACTTGTGTGTGAGTGTTGACTATGATATGTATTTGACATGGGTATGGtcaagtttttttatttattttttatatatatagagGGTCTTAGAGGTTGTGTCCCTGTACCCATATATCAGACACAAGTCATAAACATGGatacttaaagaaaaataaagagttgGAGCAACATAGATTTGCTTAGTCTAGAGGATTTTATGGTTTGTAATTTACATAGTGCTGATGAACTGTCTTTGGTAGATGGTCTTATTTAACGTGGCCTTCTTTGGGACGGGAAATTTCGCAAGTATTGCTAGTTTCGAGATTTCATCAGTCTACAGGTTCATCACTGTTTTTAGTGTAAGTAACGGTTAAACTACCTATACATCTTTTACTGTTTCTTCTTGTAAGCCAAACTGAATTACTTCCAATTGCAGCCTTTTCTGATGGCAGCACTCCTCATCTTCAAGTTATTCATACCATTCCTGCTTGTTATGTAAGTTTTTTGATTTTAAAAGAAATGTTAGAATGATCAATCATGCTTCAACGAAACTGGCTTGACCATCAGTTTTTAGCCATGATGCTATGCGACTTTTGCATCTATGGGCTATTAATACATTCAATCACATTTTTATGAAGTTTCATTAACTATTGCACCTTAGCTTTAGAAACTTCATCGTGGTTTCAAAACTCCCTGAAACACCGAATGAGTGAATCGTCTTTAATCTGCTATAAAGATGATCATCGGTTAAGGTGACATATTTAGTCTCGGTTTCCCATTTTAAGTTAAACTTATACAACAATGTCACTAGTAAAGAATGCAAGTTCATATCGATATATGCTGGAATATAGTAGTTAACTATAAACATGGTTCTGTTTGTTCTTTGAGAAACACAGATGTGCATTCAGTGCAATAACCAAACTACTTGAAGTTCCAAGGATAGGATGCTACTTCCTCGTTATTCTCTGTTCAGACGTGATGACAATCCACTTCTTCTTTCTGGTATTAAACTTTTTCAGAAATAAAGTTTGGCGTAGCCGATTCTATTGATTGATATTTTAGCCATTTTTGAACCTTGCTTTGCTTGAAAGTAAGGAAATTATGTGAAATCACCTGTGGTTATAGTTATTTCCTGAGGGCCTCACTGGTTTGGTAATCGGGTTTTCAACAGGTGAAGAACACGGGGAGCTGGATGGAAATTGGTAATAGCATTAGCCATTTCGGAATCATGAGTGCCCAAGTTGTGTTTGTGCTGCTACTTTTTGCTCTCACAAATATATACACAAAAGACATCGAAATCAGATCAGGGAGTCGAGATTCCCGAAAAGTAATGTGATTCACAAGAAACCAGAACTCATTAGCATTATAATTAGCTAGCCAAATTTATTTGCAAGGTAAAAGCATTTAGTTTCTCAGGTTCTATGGCTTTCGAGGCCTTTGGTTCATCAGCCATGGATgaaaattttgtttcttccatttcACAATATGCTTGCTGTTAGCTTTGagaaaataagattcatgggaTTTTCCAAGTTCTTCCCATTCATTGATATTGAATCATTTTTTTTTCGAAATTGAAGTTAGCTTGTGATAGTGAAGCCGTTTAAGTATAAAGAGTTTCATGACACTTATATTGTTTTAAACATGAACCAATTGAACTGTGTCAGCAAGAACTATGGTTTATCTGGTCCGTTTAGTATGTTAGAACAGGTAATAGTCGAACCAGTAAAAagtaatttataattataatttatgaaatttgaaattgtaacactttatttttatattaaatattgcATCATTAAACAGATATTTTTGGTTGAAACTAATGTGGCCAGAAAATTTGGAATCTTTGAATTCATAAAGCAGACCGTGTGAAAGTGCTCACATGGGGACACCTGAAATTTAAAGATTCGTTTAAAAGAAATAatgaatttgatttattttatattatgattAAGAATAAAATTCATCTCAACCAACTTCAACATTTAATATTTAGAATATTATGgagtttattatattaaaattgaattgtaTTTTGTTGTTATATGTACTGAAATTTCTGTGACGTATAACTTTATAGTTTTTGCTAGTTatgttaattttaataataaaataagatgaCACTTTCAATAGTAGGAATCGAATTGTTTTTTATCTAACTTataaaatttactcatttttataaataaaagagtaaAATACAATTTGAATCTAAATACATAAACTTCTATAACACTTTTACTGCTGCATCTCTACCAAACAACACCAAAGtcaaattcaattttttattttaaaaataaaa belongs to Gossypium arboreum isolate Shixiya-1 chromosome 7, ASM2569848v2, whole genome shotgun sequence and includes:
- the LOC108466302 gene encoding gibberellin-regulated protein 14, with protein sequence MAFKALLLLLLATFLLVSTTVASNEVGEKTEIKYAAPVPVKAPIPAPPVKSPTTPAPPYKAPTPAPPTKAPTPPYKPPTKAPTPPYKPPTKAPTPPYKPPAPAPPTKAPTPPYKPPAPAPPTKAPTPPYKPPTPAPAPPVKAPTPPYKPPTPAPAPPTKAPTPPYKPPVPTPPVKPPTTPAPPYKPPSPPLPPVRTKKDCIPLCGQRCKLHSRTNLCLRACMTCCDRCKCVPPGTYGNREMCGKCYTDMRTHRNKHKCP
- the LOC108458427 gene encoding uncharacterized protein LOC108458427; translated protein: MDVDGILGNRDSKLGKSSIPRRRQWVKRRETWLVILGVILHAVYMLSIFDIYFKTPIVHGMDLVSPRFSPPAKRLVLLVADGLRADKFFEPDLEGNFRAPFLRNVIKNQGRWGVSHARPPTESRPGHVAIIAGFYEDPSAVTKGWKANPVEFDSVFNRSRHTISYGSPDIVPIFCGALPHSTWATYPHEFEDFATDASFLDEWSFDQFQSLLNRSNEDPKLKRLLEQDNLVVFLHLLGCDSNGHAHRPFSSIYLNNVKVVDHIAERVYSLLENYYKDNRTSYIFTADHGMSDKGSHGDGHPSNTDTPLVVWGAGVKHPRPVTAKDHSDHVLRFIDQHLHDAPTPKEWDLDGIERVDVNQADIAPLMSTLLGLPCPVNSVGNLPLGYVDMKEEEEVEAVLANTKQILNQFLRKSQIKQSHSLFFKPFKPLASYFSMLNQIEELLSARDYKAAMQLSENLRSLALKGLHYFQTYDLLMLMATITLGYIGWMVFLVLHVLQAYTLLPGDIFRKEEAVHEKSNTGKAQLCGCLFMAVVSVLLFLEHSPPLYHAYFAMTIFLWTQILNEYKFIKALWRYLCGRTSDYVIKLLALGVVSVIILELLVHSFTERKLYTWCFLIVGAIASIYLYKSIPWRSGIPVFVCLTCWFLSLFTLMPAEIPDNNKLVNASGVMVIVIGLTGQWLDLKAGVNRFWFGICNHEKRKPRFPMLFQLQALFVGLSSVMVFLSTSHRTEKQELHTIHQLMNWFIAGFSMILPLFSENGLLSRLNSIFLGFAPPFLLLSIGYEAVFYGALGLVLIAWILFENSLLYVHKVNKSSASGKNLGEHAFLENDTRYLQLSDMRIPLTFMVLFNVAFFGTGNFASIASFEISSVYRFITVFSPFLMAALLIFKLFIPFLLVICAFSAITKLLEVPRIGCYFLVILCSDVMTIHFFFLVKNTGSWMEIGNSISHFGIMSAQVVFVLLLFALTNIYTKDIEIRSGSRDSRKVM